Proteins encoded by one window of Cystobacter ferrugineus:
- a CDS encoding Ig-like domain-containing protein encodes MRNPSSPSPTSPRDSAWGTSASALLLAVALSLVAGSAQAQPKSNDPPKLRFEQDLRGDFALIGNTLAQDCRPETTPRPLIGRMPPMGSGLPGEPACNKRDTSPDFFWTLNDWTVESTGATTQPAPPATNTGIAPTSAQSQAALSLPAGARVVHARLYWAATRFNAKSGDKVQKADPNARLSRPGVAGFEKSIVADDYAFYYSTGTEYHYQSTADITDVVRQYGAGRYQVSDVQAINLDTIDGGGEFIFDGWWMAVFYEVPGATKRHLKLFDSMRIVSGSNVTSFTLDGFYVPNYAVDAKLGVVAFEGDEPDNDDGDNFSFNGKIISNDLNPVDNFFNSTRSWTTKGGKTTTDTPLSLANAGADGIFDAYPISHRDDRPQLTGTPNSMSGMDIDVVDVTVASGARNATAAASTKPNGDIFWLAGFITSITTQAPDFVNTIKSAKNLSRTDGTVRPGDIIEYTISTENIGDDISRDTVVNDKLPTDKLEYVPDSLKLLTVAASDTQVPGPLTDAKGDDVGHYDATTQTLTVYLGKGATHNKGGQLKGVLRPGDVPERTSISFQMKVRTDASNGRVENQAIITAGGVLGIEPVDTPSRNPDGQGPTDIEIAIVPRPVIQTPAQGSIVSTTQPTYSGTALPGTTVTVYENNTALCTATTTDSGTWSCVSTTLGDGAHSVTAVATNSEGTSDPTDPRAFTVDTQKPVTPTITAPTANAVLTTQRPTFEGTAEPNSMVIVSVDGQVVGRTTADSSGKWWLISTLLADGPHTVSATSQDAAGNRSDAASVPFTIDAKPPDTTIDKHPEANTTTGTAEFTFTGISASSGIHSFDCSLNGAPFIKCSDATSRKGLYTYSNLPNGRYTFRVRARTFPGAVDLSPPQWIWVIGLDTDKDGLPNSVEDKNHNGVVDPGETDPNNPDTDGDGINDGIEDANGNGTVDPGETDPLNTDSDGDGIKDGIEDKDHNGTVDPGETDPRNPDSDYGGVPDGIEDRNHDGIVDPGETDPRDASDDVTRDTDGDGIIDVIEQATNTDPNNPDTDGDGILDGVEDRNHNGTVDPGETDPRKADSDGDGIPDGVEDKNHDGTVDPGETDPRKTDSDADGLPDGLEDKNHDGKVDEGETDPRNPDTDGGGVIDGAEDKNHNGQVDEDETDPLNPADDDPTRDTDGDGITDNIEVATGTDPNNPDSDGDGILDGIEDKNHDGIVDPGETDPRKADTDGGGVPDGVEDKNHNGTVDPGETDPLDPADDKFATDSDGDGLSDGVELDHGTDPNNPDTDGDGLSDGEEDANHNGTVDDGETDPRNRDTDGGGTSDGEEKKAHTNPLDGNDDLLLGGRGCSTSGGAPLAWLTMALLGLPWLRSRRASRPGVLGGLLGLAGVLSAPAADAQVVSPSPLSQSIDVQRYKPGPGATDILGVHGARVDHHLGWHLGASVNYASNPLGFYNPATDRYVYELVAHQATLDVMGSLSLWNRFELGVVLPITYQSSESGAGFTPAFAQGVAGAGLGDVRLVPKLNLVSSENFGLGLVVPVLLPSAGGEAFRGGAGVSARPQLIAEWGRDRGARLVANLGASIQRAEQLRNLRTGTELMYALGAQIPFTEKLALRANLAGSYGLNHTGFGALPLEVLAALQYRFSPGLSAHVGGGPGLTRGYGTPAFRVFAGIDWHQPGERASAAPAAAPTPEAAAEEAAEAAPAPEAAPVDTDGDGIPDTADQCPAKAEDKDGFEDQDGCPDRDNDKDGRPDVTDRCPNEPETVNRFQDEDGCPDEAPAKDSDGDGLLDSQDKCPLQAEDKDGFQDEDGCPDPDNDQDGVPDTRDQCPNEPEVINGVKDEDGCPDQGKSKVRLESNRIAILDKVYFATARDVILPKSFSLLKQVASVLKANPRIELLRVEGHTDNHGNDASNLRLSQRRADKVRAFLIREGIAGERLDAVGFGETRPVDNNKKASGRESNRRVEFNILKMSGQDVQKTP; translated from the coding sequence ATGAGAAATCCCTCCTCGCCCTCTCCGACGTCTCCGCGCGACTCCGCGTGGGGCACGAGTGCCTCGGCGCTGTTGCTCGCCGTCGCGCTGTCCCTGGTGGCTGGAAGCGCTCAGGCCCAACCCAAGAGCAACGATCCGCCGAAGCTGCGCTTCGAGCAGGACCTGCGCGGCGACTTCGCCCTCATCGGCAACACGCTCGCGCAGGACTGCCGCCCGGAAACAACGCCCCGGCCCCTCATCGGCCGGATGCCGCCGATGGGCAGCGGCCTCCCCGGAGAACCCGCCTGCAATAAGCGAGACACCTCTCCAGACTTCTTCTGGACCCTGAACGACTGGACGGTCGAGAGCACTGGCGCCACCACCCAGCCGGCGCCCCCGGCCACCAACACTGGCATCGCTCCGACGAGCGCCCAGAGCCAGGCGGCGCTATCGCTGCCCGCTGGCGCCAGGGTCGTCCATGCGCGCCTGTACTGGGCGGCCACACGCTTCAACGCGAAAAGCGGCGACAAGGTCCAGAAAGCGGACCCCAACGCCCGGCTGTCCCGCCCGGGCGTGGCCGGCTTCGAGAAGAGCATCGTCGCCGATGACTACGCCTTCTATTACTCGACGGGGACCGAGTATCACTACCAGTCCACCGCGGACATCACGGACGTCGTGCGGCAGTACGGCGCGGGCCGCTACCAGGTCAGTGACGTGCAGGCCATCAACCTGGACACCATCGATGGCGGCGGCGAGTTCATCTTCGACGGCTGGTGGATGGCGGTCTTCTACGAGGTGCCGGGCGCGACCAAGCGGCACCTGAAGCTCTTCGACAGCATGCGCATCGTGTCGGGCAGCAATGTCACCAGCTTCACCCTCGATGGCTTCTACGTGCCGAACTACGCCGTGGACGCCAAGCTGGGCGTCGTCGCCTTCGAGGGTGACGAGCCCGACAACGACGACGGCGACAACTTCTCGTTCAACGGCAAGATCATCAGCAACGATCTCAACCCGGTGGACAACTTCTTCAACAGCACGCGCTCGTGGACCACGAAGGGCGGCAAGACCACCACGGACACGCCGCTCTCGCTCGCCAACGCGGGCGCGGACGGCATCTTCGACGCATACCCCATCAGCCACCGCGACGACCGGCCGCAACTCACCGGCACGCCCAACAGCATGTCCGGCATGGACATCGACGTGGTGGATGTCACCGTGGCCTCGGGTGCCCGGAACGCCACCGCCGCCGCCTCCACCAAGCCCAACGGCGACATCTTCTGGCTCGCCGGCTTCATCACCTCCATCACCACCCAGGCCCCGGACTTCGTCAACACCATCAAGTCCGCCAAGAACCTCTCCCGCACGGATGGCACCGTGCGCCCCGGCGACATCATCGAGTACACCATCTCCACCGAGAACATCGGGGATGACATCTCGCGCGACACGGTCGTCAACGACAAGCTGCCCACCGACAAGCTCGAGTACGTGCCGGACTCGCTCAAGCTGCTGACCGTGGCGGCGAGCGACACCCAGGTGCCGGGCCCGCTGACGGACGCCAAGGGCGACGACGTGGGCCACTACGACGCCACCACGCAAACCCTCACCGTCTACCTGGGCAAGGGGGCCACCCACAACAAGGGCGGCCAGCTCAAGGGCGTCCTCCGCCCCGGGGACGTGCCCGAGAGGACCAGCATCTCCTTCCAGATGAAGGTCAGGACCGACGCCAGCAATGGCAGGGTGGAGAACCAGGCCATCATCACCGCTGGCGGCGTGCTGGGCATCGAGCCCGTGGACACGCCCTCGCGCAACCCGGATGGGCAGGGCCCCACGGACATCGAGATCGCCATCGTCCCGAGGCCCGTCATCCAGACGCCGGCCCAGGGCTCCATCGTGTCGACCACGCAGCCCACGTACAGCGGAACCGCGCTGCCGGGCACCACGGTCACCGTCTACGAGAACAACACCGCCCTCTGCACCGCCACGACCACGGACTCGGGCACCTGGTCCTGCGTCTCGACGACCCTGGGCGATGGCGCCCACAGTGTCACGGCGGTGGCCACGAACAGCGAGGGCACGAGTGATCCGACGGATCCCCGCGCCTTCACGGTGGACACGCAGAAGCCGGTGACCCCCACCATCACGGCGCCCACGGCCAATGCCGTTCTCACCACGCAGCGCCCCACCTTCGAAGGCACCGCCGAGCCCAACTCCATGGTCATCGTGAGCGTCGATGGTCAGGTGGTTGGCCGCACCACCGCCGACAGCTCGGGCAAGTGGTGGCTCATCTCGACCCTGCTCGCGGATGGCCCCCACACCGTCAGCGCCACGTCCCAGGACGCGGCGGGCAACCGCAGCGACGCCGCGAGCGTCCCCTTCACCATCGACGCCAAACCGCCCGATACGACGATTGACAAGCACCCGGAGGCCAACACCACCACGGGGACGGCCGAATTCACGTTCACGGGCATCTCGGCGAGCAGTGGCATCCACAGCTTCGACTGCAGCCTCAACGGCGCCCCGTTCATCAAGTGCTCGGACGCGACCTCGAGGAAGGGCCTCTACACGTACAGCAATCTGCCCAATGGCCGGTACACCTTCCGCGTCCGTGCCCGCACCTTCCCTGGCGCCGTGGACCTGAGCCCGCCCCAGTGGATCTGGGTCATTGGTCTCGATACAGACAAGGATGGCCTCCCCAACAGCGTCGAGGACAAGAACCACAACGGCGTCGTCGATCCGGGCGAGACCGATCCGAACAACCCCGACACCGACGGGGACGGCATCAATGATGGCATCGAGGACGCCAACGGCAATGGCACCGTCGACCCGGGCGAGACCGACCCGCTCAACACCGACTCCGATGGCGATGGCATCAAGGATGGCATCGAGGACAAGGACCACAACGGCACCGTCGACCCGGGCGAGACCGACCCGCGCAACCCCGACTCTGACTACGGTGGCGTGCCCGATGGCATCGAGGACAGGAACCACGACGGCATCGTGGACCCGGGCGAGACCGACCCGCGCGACGCCTCGGATGACGTCACGCGCGACACCGACGGGGACGGCATCATCGACGTCATCGAGCAGGCGACGAACACCGATCCCAACAACCCCGACACCGATGGGGACGGCATCCTCGATGGGGTCGAGGACAGAAACCACAACGGCACCGTCGACCCGGGCGAGACCGACCCGCGCAAGGCCGACTCCGACGGAGACGGCATCCCCGATGGGGTCGAGGACAAGAACCACGACGGCACCGTGGACCCGGGCGAGACCGATCCGCGCAAGACCGACTCCGATGCGGATGGCCTGCCCGATGGCCTCGAGGACAAGAACCACGACGGCAAGGTGGACGAGGGCGAGACCGACCCGCGCAACCCCGACACCGACGGTGGCGGCGTGATCGACGGCGCCGAGGACAAGAACCACAACGGCCAGGTGGACGAGGACGAGACCGACCCGCTCAATCCCGCGGATGACGACCCCACGCGCGACACCGACGGTGACGGCATCACCGACAACATCGAGGTCGCCACGGGCACGGATCCGAACAACCCAGACTCCGACGGGGACGGAATCCTCGATGGTATCGAGGACAAGAACCACGACGGCATCGTGGACCCGGGTGAGACCGACCCGCGCAAGGCCGACACCGACGGGGGTGGCGTGCCCGACGGCGTCGAGGACAAGAACCACAACGGAACCGTCGACCCGGGCGAGACCGATCCGCTCGACCCCGCGGATGACAAGTTCGCGACGGACTCAGATGGTGACGGCCTCTCCGACGGCGTCGAGCTCGACCACGGCACGGATCCGAACAACCCGGACACCGACGGCGATGGGCTCTCCGATGGCGAGGAGGACGCGAACCACAACGGCACCGTGGACGACGGCGAGACCGACCCGCGCAACCGCGACACCGACGGGGGTGGCACGTCCGACGGCGAGGAAAAGAAGGCCCACACCAACCCGCTGGATGGCAACGATGACCTGCTGCTCGGCGGCCGGGGTTGCAGCACCTCGGGCGGCGCTCCGCTCGCGTGGCTGACCATGGCCCTGCTCGGCCTGCCGTGGCTGCGCTCGCGACGCGCTTCGCGTCCGGGCGTGCTCGGGGGCCTGCTGGGGCTCGCCGGCGTGCTGTCCGCTCCGGCGGCGGACGCCCAGGTCGTCTCCCCCTCCCCGCTGTCGCAGTCCATCGACGTGCAGCGCTACAAGCCCGGCCCCGGCGCCACGGACATCCTCGGCGTGCATGGCGCCCGGGTGGACCACCACCTGGGCTGGCACCTCGGGGCGTCGGTCAACTACGCGAGCAACCCGCTGGGCTTCTACAACCCGGCCACGGACCGCTACGTCTACGAGCTCGTCGCCCACCAGGCGACGCTGGATGTGATGGGCTCGCTGTCGTTGTGGAACCGGTTCGAGCTGGGCGTGGTGCTGCCCATCACCTACCAGTCCTCGGAGTCGGGAGCCGGCTTCACGCCCGCCTTCGCGCAAGGGGTGGCGGGCGCGGGCCTGGGCGACGTGCGGCTGGTGCCCAAGCTGAACCTGGTGTCGTCGGAGAACTTCGGCCTGGGCCTCGTCGTCCCCGTGCTGCTGCCCAGCGCGGGAGGCGAGGCGTTCCGCGGTGGCGCGGGCGTGAGTGCCCGGCCCCAGCTCATCGCGGAGTGGGGCCGTGACAGGGGCGCGCGGCTGGTGGCCAACCTGGGCGCCAGCATCCAGCGCGCGGAGCAGCTGCGCAACCTGCGCACCGGCACCGAGCTGATGTACGCGCTGGGCGCGCAGATCCCCTTCACCGAGAAGCTCGCGCTGCGGGCCAATCTCGCGGGCTCGTACGGGTTGAACCACACGGGCTTCGGGGCGCTGCCGCTGGAGGTGCTCGCGGCGTTGCAGTACCGCTTCTCGCCCGGACTGTCGGCCCACGTGGGCGGTGGCCCGGGCCTCACCCGGGGCTACGGCACGCCCGCCTTCCGCGTCTTCGCGGGCATCGACTGGCACCAGCCCGGAGAGCGCGCCTCGGCCGCTCCCGCCGCCGCTCCCACTCCCGAGGCCGCTGCCGAGGAGGCTGCCGAGGCCGCTCCCGCTCCCGAGGCCGCGCCCGTCGACACGGACGGCGATGGCATCCCAGACACGGCCGACCAGTGCCCCGCGAAGGCCGAGGACAAGGACGGCTTCGAGGACCAGGATGGCTGCCCGGATCGGGACAACGACAAGGATGGACGTCCGGACGTGACGGACCGGTGCCCGAACGAGCCCGAGACGGTCAATCGGTTCCAGGACGAGGACGGCTGCCCGGATGAGGCTCCGGCCAAGGACTCGGATGGGGATGGGCTCCTGGACTCGCAGGACAAGTGCCCCCTGCAGGCCGAGGACAAGGACGGCTTCCAGGACGAGGATGGCTGCCCGGATCCGGACAATGATCAGGACGGCGTGCCGGACACGCGCGACCAGTGCCCGAACGAGCCGGAGGTCATCAACGGCGTGAAGGACGAGGACGGCTGCCCGGACCAGGGCAAGTCCAAGGTGCGCCTGGAGTCCAACCGCATCGCCATCCTGGACAAGGTGTATTTCGCCACGGCCAGGG
- a CDS encoding tetratricopeptide repeat protein, with translation MSYGWLLWMVLARVTGSPVLSALGILGVLWAVGRYSMILPGPLRLLGRWRRAAALRRTLHVNPHDRRARYELAELWVGWGRYAAAVEVLKPNLEAGDEDVATLFLLGVAYLGAGDTARGELLLDEAEKLDPRHQMGAIDLERGRFRLARGDFPRAMEALRRVREARPGTVEGRVLLARALERGGQDGEAALLREEAWKEYVAAPSFQRRRERLWAWRARPSRPLAYAVVLGLALVLVGSLLGRMADSASRWEADEQAWVSDEPGDGE, from the coding sequence ATGAGTTACGGCTGGCTGTTGTGGATGGTGCTCGCGCGGGTGACGGGCAGTCCGGTGCTGTCGGCACTGGGCATCTTGGGGGTGCTGTGGGCGGTGGGGCGCTACAGCATGATTCTGCCCGGCCCCTTGCGGCTGCTGGGGCGGTGGCGGCGCGCGGCGGCGCTGCGCAGAACGTTGCACGTCAATCCACATGACCGGCGGGCGCGCTACGAGCTGGCGGAGCTGTGGGTGGGCTGGGGCCGGTACGCGGCGGCGGTGGAGGTGCTCAAGCCCAACCTGGAGGCGGGGGACGAGGACGTGGCCACGCTCTTCCTGCTGGGCGTGGCCTACCTGGGCGCGGGCGACACGGCCCGGGGCGAGCTGCTGCTGGACGAGGCCGAGAAGCTCGACCCCCGTCACCAGATGGGGGCCATCGACCTGGAGCGGGGGCGCTTCCGCCTGGCGCGCGGCGACTTCCCGCGTGCCATGGAAGCCCTGCGGCGCGTGCGCGAGGCGCGCCCGGGCACGGTGGAGGGGCGGGTGCTGCTGGCGCGCGCCCTGGAGCGCGGTGGCCAGGACGGCGAGGCGGCCCTGCTGCGCGAGGAGGCCTGGAAGGAGTACGTGGCCGCGCCCTCCTTCCAGCGCCGCCGCGAGCGGCTGTGGGCGTGGCGGGCGCGCCCCAGCCGGCCCCTGGCCTACGCGGTGGTGCTCGGGCTGGCCCTCGTCCTCGTCGGCTCGCTGCTGGGCCGGATGGCGGATTCCGCCTCGCGCTGGGAAGCGGACGAGCAGGCCTGGGTGTCGGACGAGCCCGGCGACGGGGAGTAG
- a CDS encoding DUF4388 domain-containing protein, with translation MFSTPAQVLRQREGALAETPFPLLLHALAVEERTCTLELKVRQREKRITFEDGAPVASSSNLLHETLGKFLVDKGKLSEADYQKTLAESVSTEVPFGGLVVQKGLISPFDLYKQMQANMAMTLLDCFRWTDARYRLIADIEPPDTSVRMNTAQLILTGIANVMPFDEVATHFTFTDDRRFAQVPGIEGPKLSAKDARLFQALRFRPTFPELMERSGMDTDATLRRLYAFCLLGLADFVEEVDARRPAATGPVAVPAMPPGPALTPLPGTLETVEARPQGIPFSDEDEAVKNELLSVFLSHRSQDPFDLLGVPENVQPVALRKAFLALADKFSPLRFHSADLKEKAEGLLTAYARAYGALTEVEQAALWRKRRQAAREKKVNTGRPSTAEQFRIRTDLLDASTQFEEAMKRLKAENFAGAFEYFEYACDIDPKPLYRAHRAWARYLMKPESHGKLALQELQDVLKQEPGCEEGWFFLGEVSRGEGQWAQAEDAYRKAFKINPKNRQYVDLVQETMKRVKR, from the coding sequence ATGTTTTCGACCCCCGCCCAGGTCCTGAGGCAGCGCGAGGGGGCGCTCGCCGAGACGCCATTCCCCCTGCTGTTGCACGCGCTGGCCGTGGAGGAGCGCACGTGCACGCTGGAGCTCAAGGTGCGCCAGCGCGAGAAGCGCATCACCTTCGAGGACGGCGCGCCCGTGGCGAGCTCCAGCAACCTGCTGCACGAGACGCTGGGCAAGTTCCTGGTGGACAAGGGCAAGCTGTCGGAGGCGGACTACCAGAAGACGCTCGCCGAGAGCGTGAGCACGGAGGTGCCCTTCGGCGGATTGGTGGTGCAGAAGGGGCTCATCAGCCCGTTCGACCTGTACAAGCAGATGCAGGCGAACATGGCGATGACGCTCTTGGACTGCTTCCGCTGGACGGACGCGCGCTACCGGCTCATCGCCGACATCGAGCCGCCGGACACCAGCGTGCGGATGAACACCGCGCAGCTCATCCTCACGGGCATCGCCAACGTGATGCCCTTCGACGAGGTGGCCACGCACTTCACCTTCACGGATGACCGGCGCTTCGCCCAGGTGCCGGGCATCGAGGGGCCCAAGCTGTCCGCCAAGGACGCGCGGCTGTTCCAGGCGCTGCGCTTCCGGCCCACCTTCCCCGAGCTGATGGAGCGCTCGGGCATGGACACCGACGCCACGCTGCGCCGGCTCTATGCCTTCTGCCTGCTGGGGCTCGCGGACTTCGTGGAGGAGGTGGATGCGCGCCGGCCCGCCGCGACGGGGCCCGTCGCGGTGCCCGCCATGCCGCCCGGTCCCGCCCTGACGCCGCTGCCCGGCACCCTGGAGACGGTGGAGGCCCGGCCCCAGGGCATCCCCTTCTCCGACGAGGACGAGGCCGTGAAGAACGAGCTGCTCAGCGTCTTCCTGTCCCACCGCAGCCAGGATCCGTTCGATCTGCTGGGCGTGCCGGAGAACGTGCAGCCGGTGGCGCTGCGCAAGGCCTTCCTGGCGTTGGCGGACAAGTTCTCTCCCCTGCGCTTCCACTCGGCGGACCTCAAGGAGAAGGCCGAGGGGCTGCTCACGGCGTACGCGCGGGCGTACGGGGCGCTCACCGAGGTGGAGCAGGCGGCGCTGTGGCGCAAGCGGCGCCAGGCGGCGCGCGAGAAGAAGGTGAACACGGGCCGGCCCTCGACGGCGGAGCAGTTCCGCATCCGCACGGATCTGCTGGACGCGAGCACCCAGTTCGAAGAGGCGATGAAGCGGCTCAAGGCGGAGAACTTCGCGGGCGCGTTCGAGTACTTCGAGTACGCCTGCGACATCGATCCCAAGCCCCTGTACCGGGCCCACCGCGCGTGGGCGCGCTACCTGATGAAGCCCGAGTCCCACGGCAAGCTGGCGCTGCAGGAGCTGCAGGACGTGCTCAAGCAGGAGCCCGGGTGCGAGGAGGGGTGGTTCTTCCTGGGCGAGGTGTCCCGGGGCGAGGGCCAGTGGGCGCAGGCCGAGGATGCCTACCGCAAGGCCTTCAAGATCAACCCGAAGAACCGCCAGTACGTGGACCTCGTCCAGGAGACGATGAAGCGCGTGAAGCGCTGA
- a CDS encoding universal stress protein produces the protein MIQHILVAIDGSDTSRKAARFGHDLAQQTRARVTLLFVLEPPRVLPLGFMDAELISGASRSPEELAAVRRLLDEVAADLPSAQVEKVVEIGRPADTIVAMADKLGADHIVVGARGLNAGGRWLLGSVSDRVLQLAGRPVTVVH, from the coding sequence GTGATTCAGCACATCCTCGTCGCGATCGACGGCTCGGACACCTCGCGCAAGGCGGCCCGCTTCGGGCATGACCTCGCCCAGCAGACCCGCGCCCGCGTCACCTTGCTCTTCGTGCTCGAGCCGCCCCGCGTCCTGCCCTTGGGCTTCATGGACGCGGAGCTCATCTCCGGCGCCTCGCGCAGCCCCGAGGAGCTCGCCGCCGTGCGGCGCCTGCTCGACGAGGTGGCCGCGGATCTGCCCTCGGCCCAGGTGGAGAAGGTGGTGGAGATTGGCCGCCCCGCCGACACCATCGTCGCCATGGCGGACAAGCTCGGGGCGGATCACATCGTCGTGGGCGCCCGCGGGCTCAACGCGGGCGGCAGGTGGTTGCTCGGCTCGGTGAGCGACCGGGTCCTCCAGCTCGCCGGCCGCCCCGTCACCGTCGTGCACTGA
- a CDS encoding cold-shock protein has protein sequence MATGTVKWFNDAKGFGFITQEGGGEDLFCHHTAIQTEGFRTLAEGQRVEFDVARGPKGLQAQNVRPI, from the coding sequence ATGGCAACTGGTACCGTGAAGTGGTTCAACGACGCGAAGGGCTTCGGTTTCATCACGCAGGAGGGCGGGGGCGAGGATCTCTTCTGCCACCACACCGCGATTCAGACCGAAGGCTTCCGTACCCTGGCCGAGGGACAGCGGGTCGAGTTCGACGTCGCCCGTGGCCCCAAGGGTCTGCAGGCGCAGAACGTCCGCCCGATCTGA
- a CDS encoding DUF2252 domain-containing protein, with amino-acid sequence MSARIQARRRLPRRLRVLRASPPVEVEHDLTEPEAGPALVPEHIPVRAERKRLGRALREKTPREAHAFWKADKARPDPIALLEASNEGRLPSLVPIRHARMGVNPFAFLRGSAMLMANDLARTPSVGLKVQACGDAHLANFGMFATPERNLVFDVNDFDETLPAPWEWDLKRLAVSVWVAGRSNGDSEAQCEEAVEACVRGYRRWMRTLSKWSFLDVWYARVDAEELRHTLYKKEPASAERTLAQARRRTQLATLPKLTELREGRRCIIDDPPLVVHPPREHAELLAEVLQVVGEGYLSSLQGDRGTLVRRYQVVDVARKVVGVGSVGTRCYIALLLGAHARDPLFLQVKEAGPSVLEPFAGASLHPNAGQRVVEGQRLMQAASDIFLGWCRVGGRDFYVRQLRDMKGATDVERLSPRGLRQYAALCGRTLARAHARGGDAAVLRGYLGRGDVFDRALCRFARAYADQNERDYQLFRKAVRDGRLPAQDEGE; translated from the coding sequence ATGTCCGCTCGCATCCAGGCCCGCCGCCGGCTCCCGCGCCGCCTTCGCGTCCTCCGAGCCTCGCCGCCGGTGGAGGTCGAGCACGATCTGACGGAGCCCGAGGCGGGACCCGCCCTCGTGCCCGAGCACATCCCCGTGCGCGCCGAGCGCAAGCGGCTGGGGCGTGCCCTGCGAGAGAAGACACCGCGCGAGGCCCATGCCTTCTGGAAGGCGGACAAGGCGCGGCCGGATCCCATCGCCCTGCTGGAGGCGTCCAACGAGGGGAGACTGCCCTCGCTGGTGCCCATCCGCCACGCGCGCATGGGGGTGAACCCCTTCGCCTTCCTGCGCGGCTCGGCGATGCTCATGGCCAACGATCTGGCGCGCACCCCCAGCGTGGGCCTCAAGGTCCAGGCCTGCGGCGACGCGCACCTGGCCAACTTCGGCATGTTCGCCACCCCCGAGCGCAACCTCGTCTTCGACGTGAACGACTTCGACGAGACGCTGCCCGCGCCGTGGGAGTGGGATCTCAAGCGCCTGGCGGTGAGCGTCTGGGTGGCGGGCCGCTCCAACGGGGACTCCGAGGCGCAGTGCGAGGAGGCGGTGGAGGCGTGCGTGCGCGGCTACCGCCGCTGGATGCGCACCCTGTCCAAGTGGTCCTTCCTGGACGTGTGGTACGCGCGCGTGGACGCCGAGGAGCTGCGCCACACGCTCTACAAGAAGGAGCCGGCGAGCGCGGAGAGGACGCTCGCCCAGGCGCGCCGGCGCACGCAACTGGCCACCCTGCCCAAGCTCACCGAGCTGCGCGAGGGCCGCCGCTGCATCATCGACGACCCGCCCCTGGTGGTGCACCCCCCGCGCGAGCACGCCGAGCTGCTCGCCGAGGTGCTCCAGGTGGTGGGCGAGGGCTATCTGTCCTCGCTCCAAGGGGACCGCGGCACGCTCGTGCGGCGCTACCAGGTGGTGGACGTGGCGCGCAAGGTGGTGGGCGTGGGCAGCGTGGGCACGCGCTGTTACATCGCGCTGCTGCTCGGCGCGCACGCGAGGGATCCGCTCTTCCTCCAGGTGAAGGAGGCGGGCCCCTCGGTGCTCGAGCCCTTCGCCGGCGCGAGCCTCCATCCCAACGCGGGGCAACGCGTGGTGGAGGGGCAGCGGCTCATGCAGGCCGCCAGTGACATCTTCCTCGGCTGGTGCCGGGTGGGCGGCCGCGACTTCTACGTGCGGCAGCTTCGCGACATGAAGGGCGCCACGGACGTGGAGCGGCTATCGCCCCGGGGGCTGCGCCAGTACGCGGCCCTGTGCGGCCGGACGCTGGCCCGGGCCCACGCGCGCGGAGGAGACGCCGCGGTGCTGCGGGGCTACCTCGGCCGGGGGGACGTCTTCGACCGCGCCCTGTGCCGCTTCGCCCGCGCCTACGCCGACCAGAACGAGCGCGACTACCAGCTCTTCCGCAAGGCCGTGCGCGATGGACGCCTGCCCGCCCAGGACGAGGGCGAGTGA